A stretch of the Staphylococcus sp. NRL 16/872 genome encodes the following:
- the dnaJ gene encoding molecular chaperone DnaJ, with translation MAKRDYYEVLGVSKDASKDEIKKAYRKLSKKYHPDINKEEGADEKFKEISEAYEVLSDENKRANYDQFGHDGPQGGFGSQGFGGQDFGGFSGGGFEDIFSSFFGGSRQRDPNAPRKGDDLQYTMTLDFEEAVFGTKKEISIRKDVTCHTCNGDGAKPGTNKKTCSYCNGAGHVSVEQNTILGRVRTQQTCPKCDGSGQEFEEPCPTCHGKGTENKTVKLEVTVPEGVDNDQQIRLAGEGAPGENGGPHGDLYVVFRVRPSDKFERDGDDLFYKLNVSFPQASLGDEIKIPTLNGNVMLTIPAGTQNGKQFRLKDKGVKNVHGYGHGDLFVNIKVVTPTKLTDRQKELMREFAEISGESVEEQPSNFKDKARKFFRGE, from the coding sequence GTGGCTAAAAGAGATTACTATGAAGTTTTAGGCGTAAGTAAAGATGCCTCTAAAGATGAAATTAAAAAAGCTTATCGTAAGTTATCCAAAAAATATCATCCAGACATTAATAAAGAAGAAGGTGCAGACGAGAAATTTAAAGAAATTTCTGAAGCATACGAAGTGTTAAGCGATGAGAATAAACGAGCAAACTATGATCAATTCGGTCATGATGGTCCTCAAGGTGGCTTTGGTAGCCAGGGCTTCGGTGGTCAAGACTTCGGTGGATTTAGTGGCGGTGGATTTGAAGATATCTTTAGTTCATTCTTTGGTGGTTCTCGTCAAAGAGATCCTAACGCCCCTCGAAAAGGCGATGACTTACAATATACAATGACACTTGATTTTGAAGAAGCTGTATTTGGCACTAAAAAAGAAATATCAATTCGAAAAGATGTTACTTGTCATACTTGTAATGGTGACGGGGCTAAACCAGGTACTAATAAGAAAACATGTAGCTATTGTAATGGTGCTGGTCATGTTTCAGTGGAACAAAATACTATCTTAGGTCGAGTGAGAACTCAGCAAACTTGTCCTAAATGTGATGGTTCAGGTCAAGAATTTGAAGAACCATGTCCAACTTGTCACGGTAAAGGTACCGAAAATAAAACAGTTAAATTGGAAGTTACTGTGCCAGAAGGTGTAGACAATGACCAACAAATTCGTTTAGCTGGTGAAGGTGCACCAGGCGAAAACGGTGGACCACATGGTGACTTATATGTCGTTTTCCGTGTTAGACCTTCAGATAAATTTGAACGTGACGGCGACGATTTATTCTATAAATTAAATGTTAGTTTCCCTCAAGCTTCATTAGGTGACGAAATTAAAATCCCTACATTAAATGGAAATGTAATGCTTACTATCCCTGCTGGAACACAAAATGGTAAACAATTCCGTTTAAAAGATAAAGGTGTAAAAAACGTTCATGGTTACGGTCACGGCGATTTATTTGTTAATATTAAAGTAGTTACACCTACTAAGTTAACTGATAGACAAAAAGAATTAATGAGAGAATTTGCAGAAATTAGTGGTGAAAGTGTAGAAGAACAACCATCTAATTTTAAAGATAAAGCACGTAAATTCTTTAGAGGAGAATAA
- the prmA gene encoding 50S ribosomal protein L11 methyltransferase — translation MNWTELSVVVNHEVEYLVTNILENYGSNGVVIEDSDDLINQPADKFGEIYELKKEDYPEYGVRLKAYFNEIKYTQELKDKIHNDILALEEIDKDSVIFSEKTIAEVDWANEWKNYFHPFRASERFTIVPSWEQYTKESNEELCIELDPGMAFGTGDHPTTSMCLKAIETYVSPSNSVIDVGTGSGILSIASHLIGVKRIKALDIDEMAVNVAKENFKKNNCEDAIEAVPGNLLQDETEKFDIVIANILAHIIDEMIEDAYNTLNEEGYFITSGIIEEKHEDIVSHMKRVGFNIVSINHDNGWVCIVGQKVSD, via the coding sequence ATGAACTGGACAGAACTTTCAGTTGTAGTTAATCATGAAGTTGAATATTTAGTTACAAACATTTTAGAGAACTACGGATCGAATGGTGTAGTGATTGAGGATTCTGATGACTTAATCAATCAACCAGCCGACAAATTCGGTGAAATTTATGAACTAAAAAAAGAAGATTATCCTGAATATGGTGTGAGATTAAAAGCTTACTTTAATGAAATAAAATATACTCAGGAATTAAAAGATAAAATTCATAATGACATTCTAGCTCTTGAAGAGATCGATAAAGATTCAGTTATTTTTTCTGAAAAGACTATAGCTGAAGTAGATTGGGCAAATGAGTGGAAGAACTATTTCCATCCTTTCAGAGCTTCCGAAAGATTTACTATTGTACCTAGTTGGGAACAATACACTAAGGAATCAAATGAGGAGCTATGTATTGAATTAGATCCTGGAATGGCATTTGGTACAGGAGATCATCCTACTACAAGTATGTGTTTAAAAGCGATTGAAACATATGTGTCACCATCTAATTCAGTAATAGATGTTGGAACAGGTTCTGGTATTCTAAGTATTGCAAGTCATCTTATTGGTGTTAAAAGAATCAAAGCACTAGATATCGATGAAATGGCTGTCAATGTAGCTAAAGAAAACTTTAAGAAAAACAATTGTGAAGATGCAATTGAAGCTGTTCCAGGCAACTTATTACAAGATGAAACTGAAAAATTTGATATTGTAATTGCAAATATTTTAGCTCACATTATTGATGAAATGATTGAAGATGCTTATAATACTCTAAATGAAGAAGGTTATTTTATTACTTCAGGTATTATTGAGGAAAAACATGAAGACATCGTGTCTCATATGAAGCGTGTAGGTTTCAATATAGTATCAATCAATCATGACAACGGTTGGGTTTGTATCGTTGGCCAGAAAGTGAGTGACTAA
- a CDS encoding 16S rRNA (uracil(1498)-N(3))-methyltransferase, producing the protein MQRYFINQNADEDQRFFITSKEDIHHITNVMRNVVGDKIIITFNDKKVYTTQISNMESDKIEIKLLEQQDINTELPVEVTICSGLIKADKYEWLLQKSTEMGASNFIAVGMDRSVVKLQANKVQKKLERWQKIIKEAAEQSYRLVIPDIKFKSNLDEIYDTISHYDYILLAYEDEAKRGEVSLFKEQLKQFKTNDRILFIFGPEGGFSEKEISKFSEVGTTIGLGPRILRAETAPLYALSAISFEKELMG; encoded by the coding sequence TTGCAAAGGTACTTTATTAATCAAAACGCTGATGAAGATCAGCGTTTTTTTATTACGAGTAAAGAAGATATTCATCATATTACTAATGTAATGAGAAATGTTGTGGGAGATAAGATTATTATTACTTTCAACGATAAAAAGGTTTATACAACTCAAATCAGTAATATGGAATCAGATAAAATCGAAATTAAGTTATTAGAACAACAAGATATTAATACTGAATTGCCTGTGGAAGTGACAATTTGTAGTGGACTTATTAAAGCAGATAAATATGAATGGCTATTACAAAAAAGTACTGAGATGGGTGCTTCAAATTTTATAGCGGTTGGAATGGATAGATCTGTTGTAAAATTGCAAGCAAATAAAGTTCAAAAGAAATTAGAACGTTGGCAAAAAATTATTAAAGAAGCTGCTGAACAAAGTTATCGTTTAGTCATCCCAGATATAAAATTCAAGTCGAATTTAGATGAAATTTATGATACTATTAGTCATTATGACTATATTTTATTAGCATATGAAGATGAAGCAAAACGTGGGGAAGTTAGTCTTTTTAAAGAACAATTAAAACAATTTAAGACTAATGATCGCATTTTATTTATATTTGGACCTGAAGGTGGCTTTTCAGAAAAAGAAATTTCTAAATTTAGTGAAGTAGGTACCACTATAGGTTTAGGACCAAGAATTTTACGGGCTGAAACTGCGCCACTTTATGCATTAAGTGCTATAAGTTTCGAAAAAGAATTAATGGGGTGA
- the mtaB gene encoding tRNA (N(6)-L-threonylcarbamoyladenosine(37)-C(2))-methylthiotransferase MtaB, translating into MSTVAFHTLGCKVNHYETEAIWQLFKEADYDRVDFETNADVFVINTCTVTNTGDKKSRQIIRRAIRQNPEAVVCVTGCYAQTSSAEIMEIPGVDVVVGTQDRHKLLEYIDQFREERQPINGVGNIMKNRTYEELDVPYFTDRTRASLKIQEGCNNFCTFCIIPWARGLMRSRDPEKVVEQATQLVNAGYKEIVLTGIHTGGYGQDLKNYNLAQLLRDLEEIDGLERIRISSIEASQLTDEVIGVLKQSNKVVRHLHVPLQSGSDTVLKRMRRKYTMEHFSERLTKLHDALPDLAVTSDVIVGFPGETEEEFQETYDFIVKHKFSELHVFPYSSRIGTPAARMDDQIDENIKNERVHKLIALSDQLAKEYASKFEDEVLEVIPEEAGETESTLVGYADNYMKVEFRGDESLIGQIVKVKINKADYPINIGSAIRVVEHATNKSEDAVLL; encoded by the coding sequence ATGTCAACAGTAGCGTTTCACACTTTAGGTTGTAAAGTGAATCACTATGAAACCGAAGCAATTTGGCAACTATTTAAAGAAGCAGATTACGATAGAGTCGATTTTGAAACAAATGCTGATGTATTCGTAATCAATACTTGTACAGTAACAAATACTGGAGATAAAAAAAGTAGACAAATTATTAGAAGAGCAATCCGTCAAAATCCTGAGGCCGTTGTATGTGTTACAGGTTGTTATGCTCAAACATCATCTGCAGAAATTATGGAAATTCCAGGTGTAGATGTAGTAGTAGGTACTCAAGATCGCCACAAATTACTTGAATATATCGATCAATTTAGAGAAGAACGTCAACCGATTAACGGTGTTGGAAATATCATGAAAAACCGTACATATGAAGAATTAGATGTACCTTATTTCACTGATAGAACAAGAGCTTCTCTAAAAATTCAAGAAGGCTGTAACAACTTTTGTACATTCTGTATTATTCCGTGGGCACGTGGTTTGATGCGTTCTCGTGACCCTGAAAAAGTGGTTGAACAAGCAACTCAACTAGTTAATGCTGGTTATAAAGAAATTGTACTTACTGGTATTCATACTGGTGGTTATGGTCAAGATTTGAAAAACTATAATTTAGCACAGTTGCTAAGAGACTTAGAAGAAATCGATGGTTTAGAACGTATTCGAATTTCTTCAATTGAAGCTAGCCAATTAACAGATGAAGTCATTGGTGTATTGAAACAAAGTAATAAAGTGGTAAGACATTTACACGTACCACTTCAATCAGGTTCAGATACAGTCTTAAAACGTATGAGACGTAAATACACAATGGAACACTTCTCTGAAAGATTAACGAAATTGCATGATGCTTTACCTGATTTAGCAGTAACAAGTGACGTTATCGTTGGCTTCCCTGGAGAAACAGAAGAAGAATTCCAAGAAACATATGATTTTATTGTTAAACACAAATTTTCTGAACTTCACGTATTCCCATATTCATCAAGAATTGGTACACCTGCAGCACGTATGGATGATCAAATTGATGAAAATATCAAAAATGAACGTGTTCATAAATTAATCGCGTTAAGTGATCAACTTGCGAAAGAATATGCATCTAAATTTGAAGATGAAGTATTAGAAGTTATCCCTGAAGAAGCTGGTGAAACTGAAAGCACATTAGTTGGTTATGCGGATAACTACATGAAAGTAGAATTTAGAGGTGATGAATCATTAATTGGTCAAATTGTAAAAGTAAAAATTAATAAAGCTGATTATCCAATTAATATTGGTAGTGCTATTAGAGTAGTAGAGCATGCTACTAACAAATCAGAAGACGCTGTACTATTATAA
- the rpsU gene encoding 30S ribosomal protein S21, translating into MSKTVVRKNESLEDALRRFKRSVSKSGTIQEVRKREFYEKPSVKRKKKSEAARKRKFK; encoded by the coding sequence ATGTCTAAAACAGTAGTACGTAAAAATGAATCACTAGAAGATGCATTACGTAGATTTAAACGTTCAGTATCTAAAAGTGGTACTATCCAAGAAGTACGTAAACGTGAATTTTACGAAAAACCAAGCGTAAAACGTAAAAAGAAATCAGAAGCTGCACGTAAACGTAAATTCAAATAA
- a CDS encoding NfeD family protein, giving the protein MKDLSNTLTHPIISLVLTCIIFLGFLYQLYSKRFNLAGILASLALLVLFLGFLISGDVNLISILLFFVGTVLVIIELFIVGAVIGTIGITLIVLSIIMLGDNILLMLLNVIIAIILAIIEWVILVKVFKRKIPFLDKVVLKDSTSADAGYRSHDDRSHLVGQTARTVTDLRPAGIIYINNERIDAVSDGSFILRNKEVKILEVEGTRVVVREIEHL; this is encoded by the coding sequence ATGAAAGATTTATCTAATACACTTACTCATCCTATTATTTCTTTAGTATTAACTTGTATTATATTTTTAGGCTTTTTATACCAACTATATTCTAAAAGGTTTAATTTAGCAGGTATCCTTGCTTCTTTAGCATTATTGGTTTTATTTTTAGGCTTTTTAATTAGTGGGGATGTTAATTTAATTTCTATATTGCTATTCTTCGTTGGTACGGTATTAGTGATAATTGAATTATTTATAGTAGGTGCCGTAATAGGGACTATAGGCATTACCCTAATAGTGCTAAGTATTATAATGCTTGGAGATAATATTCTCCTGATGTTACTAAATGTAATAATTGCCATAATCTTGGCTATTATTGAGTGGGTGATATTAGTGAAAGTATTCAAAAGAAAGATTCCATTTTTAGATAAGGTTGTATTAAAAGACTCCACATCTGCTGATGCAGGTTATAGATCTCACGATGACCGTTCTCATTTAGTTGGACAAACCGCTCGTACCGTTACGGATTTAAGACCAGCAGGTATCATTTATATTAATAATGAAAGAATTGACGCTGTGTCTGATGGTTCTTTTATTCTTAGAAATAAAGAAGTGAAAATTCTTGAAGTTGAAGGTACGAGAGTTGTTGTAAGAGAAATAGAACACTTATAA
- the floA gene encoding flotillin-like protein FloA (flotillin-like protein involved in membrane lipid rafts), which produces MFSFGLIIIVVIIIVALLLLFSFVPVGLWISAIAAGVKVGIGTLVGMRLRRVSPRKVINPLIKAHKAGLNLKTNQLESHYLAGGNVDRVVDANIAAQRADINLPFERGAAIDLAGRDVLEAVQMSVNPKVIETPFITGVAMNGIEVKAKARITVRANISRLVGGAGEETIIARVGEGIVSTIGSSEHHTQVLENPDNISKTVLSKGLDSGTAFEILSIDIADVDIGKNIGADLQTEQALADKNIAQAKAEERRAMAVASEQEMKARVQEMRAKVVEAESEVPLAMAEALRKGNIGVKDYYNLKNVEADTGMRNAINKRTEQNDDESPK; this is translated from the coding sequence ATGTTTAGTTTTGGACTTATCATCATTGTTGTCATCATTATAGTAGCATTATTATTGCTATTCTCATTTGTGCCAGTAGGACTTTGGATATCTGCAATTGCGGCAGGTGTGAAAGTAGGTATTGGCACATTAGTAGGTATGAGATTACGTCGCGTATCTCCACGAAAAGTTATTAATCCACTTATTAAAGCTCATAAAGCTGGATTAAATTTGAAAACAAATCAATTAGAATCTCATTATCTTGCAGGTGGTAATGTTGATAGAGTAGTAGATGCAAATATCGCTGCGCAACGTGCAGATATTAATTTACCATTTGAACGAGGTGCAGCAATCGACTTAGCTGGTCGTGATGTATTAGAAGCTGTTCAAATGTCAGTAAATCCGAAAGTGATTGAAACACCATTTATTACTGGTGTAGCAATGAATGGGATTGAAGTTAAAGCGAAAGCTAGAATTACAGTTCGTGCGAATATTTCACGATTAGTCGGTGGTGCCGGAGAAGAAACAATTATTGCTCGTGTCGGTGAAGGTATTGTTTCTACAATTGGTTCAAGTGAACATCACACTCAAGTGCTAGAAAATCCTGATAATATTTCTAAGACAGTATTAAGTAAAGGATTAGATTCAGGTACAGCATTTGAAATTCTATCAATCGATATTGCTGATGTAGATATCGGTAAAAATATCGGTGCTGACTTACAAACTGAACAAGCGCTTGCAGATAAAAATATTGCGCAAGCCAAAGCCGAAGAACGTCGTGCTATGGCAGTAGCATCTGAACAAGAAATGAAAGCTCGTGTTCAAGAAATGCGTGCTAAAGTTGTTGAAGCTGAATCAGAAGTTCCTCTTGCTATGGCTGAGGCTTTACGCAAAGGTAACATCGGTGTGAAAGATTATTATAATTTAAAAAATGTAGAAGCAGATACAGGTATGAGAAATGCAATAAATAAACGTACTGAACAAAACGATGACGAATCACCGAAGTAA